CCCAGGGAAATAGAGAACAATATCCTTACATCACTAAACAACAATCCAGTGGTAGCGCTAATCGGGCCAAGGCAATGTGGAAAATCCACATTAGTCAGGCACATCCTCACAAGCCAGCCCAACAGCATCTATTTAGATATGGAACGGCCATCTGATTTGCAAAAACTGAATGATGCAGAATGGTTTCTATCCACCCAAAAAGGGAAACTGATATGCATTGACGAAGTGCAACGGCAACCCATGCTATTCCCATTGATACGAAGCCTTGTGGATGAATGGGGAACGAACGGCTCGTTTTTGTTACTTGGATCAGCTTCCCGGGATCTATTGCAACAGAGCGCTGAATCACTTGCCGGCAGAATAAGTTATAAGCGACTCACTCCTTTCCTATGGAAAGAATTACACGGAACCGTCAACTTTGAAACCTATTTCTCAATGGGGGCCTTTCCCCGGAGCATTCTTGCCATAAATCCTGATGCATCGTTTGAATGGCGCGAAAACTTTATCTCTACCTTTCTGGAAAGGGATTTGCTGTTTTGGAGAGGGGTTACTCCATCTGCCATGAGACGTCTCTGGCAAATGCTGGCCCACGTCAACGGGCAAACGGTAGACTACTCTACCCTGGCCAAATCACTGGGAGTTTCGTCGGTAACTGTGAAAAATTATATCGACTTACTGGAAAGTACCTTTATGGTGGAAGTTGTGCCTGCCTACATCTCCAATACAGGGAAACGCTTGGTAAAAGCTTCTAAAGTCTACGTTGCTGACACAGGCATTACGGCTGCTTTGCTTAACTTGCGAAGTTTTGAAGAGATTGCGGGTCATCCATCACTGGGCGCTATCTGGGAGCAAATTGTCTTATCCAATCTGAAAGGGTTATTTCCGGATGCGATATTTAACTTTTATCGAACCAGTAATGGCGCTGAAATAGACTTCGTTGTAACTGTCAAAGGAATTGTTTTAGCCATAGAATGCAAATCAAGCTATGCCCCTGTTCTCTCCAGGGGAAACTACCATGCAATTGCAGACATAGCCCCACGGCATGTGTTTATCGTATCTCCAATAGAAAAAGGCTGGCAGATGAAACCCGAAATGGATGTAGTATCGTTAAATGAACTGGAATATAAAATACGGGAAATAACAGAATAACCGATTCTGTCCATGCCTGAAATAAGTTGACCACTTTAGAGTAACAAAAACAACTAAAAAGTGAAACAACATGGCACGACCAGATCAATTAAAAATGAGTACAGCCGAACGTCGTCGGCGTAAATTCAGTGACAATTTCAAGATTCAAAAAGTTCGGGAAATTGAAA
The sequence above is drawn from the Microbacter margulisiae genome and encodes:
- a CDS encoding ATP-binding protein; this encodes MYIPREIENNILTSLNNNPVVALIGPRQCGKSTLVRHILTSQPNSIYLDMERPSDLQKLNDAEWFLSTQKGKLICIDEVQRQPMLFPLIRSLVDEWGTNGSFLLLGSASRDLLQQSAESLAGRISYKRLTPFLWKELHGTVNFETYFSMGAFPRSILAINPDASFEWRENFISTFLERDLLFWRGVTPSAMRRLWQMLAHVNGQTVDYSTLAKSLGVSSVTVKNYIDLLESTFMVEVVPAYISNTGKRLVKASKVYVADTGITAALLNLRSFEEIAGHPSLGAIWEQIVLSNLKGLFPDAIFNFYRTSNGAEIDFVVTVKGIVLAIECKSSYAPVLSRGNYHAIADIAPRHVFIVSPIEKGWQMKPEMDVVSLNELEYKIREITE